From a single Alkalihalophilus pseudofirmus genomic region:
- a CDS encoding MinD/ParA family protein — MNDQAESLRRIVSHSGGPGAKVVAVVSGKGGVGKSNVCLNFALSLIKLDKKVAIIDLDIGMGNLDILMGMQSKRTIVDLLKSEWTIWDIIEKGPEDLSYLAGGSGFSELIELKTEDMERFLTQLNALETEYDYIFLDMGAGVTKEGLKFILAAHEVMVVTTPEPTAMTDAYAMIKYIYLQDETKEIMVIVNRCETSREGEQTASNFKRVTKEFLRKEISVLGSLPDDRSVSRAVKAQKPFVHFDKKSNISKAMREMVLRYTGTKRPKPSYSFSQLIRGLKRKIVD, encoded by the coding sequence ATGAATGATCAAGCAGAAAGCTTACGACGCATTGTAAGTCATTCGGGCGGACCGGGTGCTAAAGTAGTCGCTGTAGTAAGTGGCAAAGGCGGCGTAGGGAAGTCGAATGTATGTCTTAATTTTGCTCTTAGTTTAATTAAACTTGATAAAAAAGTAGCTATTATTGATTTAGATATTGGAATGGGCAATCTTGATATCTTAATGGGAATGCAATCAAAACGAACGATTGTTGATCTGCTGAAGAGTGAATGGACGATTTGGGATATTATTGAGAAAGGTCCAGAGGATTTATCTTACTTAGCAGGAGGTTCAGGTTTTTCTGAATTGATAGAGCTTAAAACGGAGGACATGGAACGCTTCCTGACTCAATTAAATGCATTAGAGACGGAATATGACTATATATTTCTTGATATGGGGGCAGGTGTGACAAAGGAAGGCTTGAAGTTTATTCTTGCCGCTCATGAAGTGATGGTTGTGACAACACCTGAACCTACTGCGATGACCGATGCTTATGCCATGATTAAATACATCTATTTACAAGATGAGACAAAAGAAATAATGGTGATTGTTAATCGGTGTGAAACAAGCCGAGAAGGAGAACAAACGGCAAGTAACTTTAAAAGAGTAACAAAAGAGTTTCTAAGAAAAGAAATTAGTGTACTTGGAAGCCTGCCAGACGACCGCTCTGTCAGCCGAGCGGTCAAAGCACAAAAACCGTTCGTTCATTTCGATAAAAAATCGAATATATCAAAAGCTATGAGGGAAATGGTTTTACGTTATACAGGTACAAAAAGACCTAAACCCAGCTATTCTTTTAGTCAACTTATTAGAGGACTAAAACGAAAAATAGTTGATTAA
- the flhF gene encoding flagellar biosynthesis protein FlhF — protein MKIKKYTAASMHEAMKLIRAELGDEAVILSSKEVESGGFLGFFTKKKLEVVAVIDPMPDYKPAKRNEVRRAPAVSSVQVERNIQPAERAGRSDEDLVKEVNELKKLIKEIKPAQMLSEQEYPLPFQTIENQLKEQGVSRSIRAEILGTLLNEWYKKPEQDRDPKALLNQTAEWLKKELSILPVGGLRFEKKIINIVGPTGVGKTTTIAKIAAECVLKQQKKVALITTDTYRIAAVEQLKTYAKILNIPIEVAYSIEDFKKAKDLYKHFDVILVDSAGRNFRNKLYVEELSKVMDFTEEAETLLVLALTSKYEDMKQIIAQFSLLPIKQVIFTKQDETSSYGAYINVPLEFGLGAAYITNGQNVPDDMKEATIEQLIEPVLKEAEHE, from the coding sequence ATGAAAATAAAAAAATATACAGCAGCCTCTATGCACGAAGCTATGAAACTAATTCGAGCAGAACTAGGTGATGAAGCGGTTATTCTAAGTTCAAAAGAAGTAGAGTCGGGCGGGTTTCTAGGCTTCTTTACAAAGAAGAAACTTGAAGTCGTAGCAGTCATTGACCCAATGCCTGATTATAAGCCGGCAAAAAGAAATGAGGTAAGAAGAGCACCTGCTGTCTCCTCTGTACAAGTCGAGAGGAATATACAACCAGCCGAGAGAGCAGGACGTTCTGATGAAGATCTAGTCAAAGAAGTGAATGAATTAAAAAAGCTGATAAAAGAAATAAAGCCTGCACAAATGCTTTCTGAACAAGAATATCCTCTGCCCTTTCAAACAATAGAGAACCAACTAAAAGAGCAGGGGGTTTCACGCTCCATACGTGCTGAAATTTTAGGAACTCTCCTTAACGAATGGTATAAAAAGCCGGAACAAGATAGAGACCCGAAAGCTTTACTAAATCAAACCGCAGAATGGCTGAAAAAAGAGCTGTCCATATTACCTGTAGGCGGCCTTCGCTTTGAAAAGAAAATCATTAATATTGTAGGTCCTACCGGGGTAGGCAAGACAACAACCATTGCAAAAATAGCCGCAGAATGTGTGTTAAAACAGCAAAAAAAGGTAGCTCTTATCACGACCGATACCTATCGAATTGCAGCGGTCGAACAGTTGAAAACATACGCCAAGATTTTGAATATCCCGATAGAAGTTGCTTATTCAATAGAAGATTTTAAAAAAGCGAAAGATTTATATAAGCATTTTGATGTGATTCTCGTTGATTCTGCAGGAAGAAATTTTAGAAATAAACTTTACGTCGAAGAGTTATCTAAAGTCATGGACTTTACTGAAGAGGCAGAAACTCTTCTTGTTTTAGCCTTAACTTCTAAATATGAGGACATGAAGCAGATCATTGCTCAATTTTCCCTGCTTCCTATTAAACAAGTTATTTTTACAAAGCAAGATGAAACCTCGTCATATGGTGCCTATATTAATGTCCCGCTAGAATTTGGCTTAGGTGCAGCTTATATTACCAATGGTCAAAATGTACCAGATGATATGAAAGAAGCAACGATCGAACAATTAATTGAACCCGTATTAAAGGAAGCTGAACATGAATGA